Below is a window of Populus trichocarpa isolate Nisqually-1 chromosome 3, P.trichocarpa_v4.1, whole genome shotgun sequence DNA.
AACCGAAAGGCTGAAAGcgaatatttattaaaagttgGGGGACTATTATGATAGATTAATTATGACCCAATGGATTGGATCCTTGTCTGTGTCGGTAAAAGGCCAATCCTTCCTTGTCTTGCCCCATTTTCCCCCTCATTTCCATCACTTTCACCcgaaagataaaacaaaatttctttggATAGCCAGTTCACTACTCACGAGACCTCATCAAcgattcattttgaattttttcaatttttttggtggGACATGACattttattgttgatgaatttctttttgaattgtTGCAAGATCCATGATGACAAGAGAGAATGCATTAGGGAGCACTAAACATTATCTAGTAGAAGAGCATCTACAACTCATGAGGCTATGCTTCTCAAAGCTTAATTGCAACAGACACACAGATTTGGAGGCAGCATGCGTAAACTACTGAAATAGAGAACCATATATAGATACATAGAAGTATGACTCCGGCTTGCTTCATGTAGCCTTTTCATTCCAAGATGCTAGCTAGCTGCATATCATACAGACATTTATTTGATCTCAATCTTGTCTTCTCATTTAAATTGAGCTAACCAGAAGAGCATTTGATCCAGTTGAGTTGTTGACTATTCTGCAATTCAATCTGATCTCTCCATCTGTCCCAGTTAAGGGGCTAATATTCCCCATTCTAATCATGGACACCACAAAGCTTTCAAAGAATGCAGTCTGATTACTACTAAAATTGTTGACAATGGCAATGGTATCGGCACCTGTAGTAGAGAACAACTCTTGATCACTCTGAAGCAGGCCTTCATTGGTTTGAAGATTGGAAAAATAGTTGCCATCGAAAGTATCGGGTGTAGTGCGATCAAGGTTTGTTAAAACACTCCGATTTCCACCTTGAGGACATAATTGTTGAAGTGCTGCTAGATAGGTTGTGTTCAATGTTGGATCAGGATTGCCACTGCCACTAAAATTATACAATCTACTGATGAAATTTAAACATTGAGCTCTTCCAAATGTGTGAGCACCTGAAAAACATGCACGTCAAATTAACCTTGGAACAAGAAATAAATGGATCACTAGAATACTAACAAAGACATGCCTGAAAGGGCAACCAGGTCACTACTGGTGTTGAGGCCCACGGCTGCAAACTTGGATTTGAGAACAGCAAGGCTCTCGGAGGGAGCCGGAATGGAAGAATTAGCACCACTTCTGTTTGCTATTAAGCTGTCTCTTCTTCCCAAAGGAACTGTCCATGAGGGTCCTCCTGCCTGTgatcaaacattaatttaagAAGCAAACAACAATGTATCCAAAAACAAGAAGCTGCAGCAAAGACACGTAGATTAGCACATTTTCAATTTTAGGTTCAAAGAAATTACCATATTAGTAGTCCAtgatttgacaaaaataaaaaacaaaaaatctctttgctttctcctctttctttgaaTTCACTGAGGTTTGAGAAGTTACAGGAAAGAGAAATCATTAACATACCAAACGAACAGACTCTTCAGCTGCAATGGCGAGAATATCAGCACAAGAAACTATCCCAGGGCAAGCATTCTCTACTGCAGCCTTCATGTTATCAACAACATCAAAACCCCTTGCTGAATTATTATTTGGAGCAGCTTCTTTCTCACTCTCTATAGTATCAGTGTTGTCCAAAAGAATTGATCCATCACAACCCTGAACCAAGCTTGGTAATTAACACTTGAAGTTCAAGAAACAATATCTATGATTATCTAACAacgttagaaaaataacataattagttATACAGATGGTTACATCAACAAAACAATCATGGAAATGAAGTCGAATGAGGCTGGCTCCAATCCTGGGATCTGTCTGCAAAGCCTGAGCAAGGACTCCTCGAATGATGGTGCTCACATTCGGGCATGTTCCATCGTAGAATGTGGGAGTCAGCTGAGCATAGGCATAGGGAAGTGATCCTCCAAACcagattacaaaaaaaagagatgcaACTAAAGGATGCAAGGCTTTATCTATCATCATTTTGAAGGAAAATACTCTTTCCATCGATTAATAATCAAGTGTTGCTTGGGATCTAGGGTTATTTAAGTTATGGAGCAATATGAATCTTTGTGACTTAATATATGCCCACAAGTTTCAACTTGCAAAGTGATGATTAATTATTGATTCTGAAAAAGAGATTCATTGCTTTGATGATAAAAGCAAGTGTAACGTATATGATcatttttcatgtgaaaaaaagagagaaatattaATAGATAGAcattacaacttttttttttttttaaagaagtcGATATATTGAAAGAGCTAATCAAGGtagcaaaaactaaaaaacatgaaaaaaaaacaaaaataaaaaattataaaaataaaaagtaaacaaaataaaagccAACAAATAtataactgaaaaaaaaaaacatcagaatTGAAGGAACTGACATGCCATACttaaaatcttgatttgttgttagATCAATTTGTAATACTTGCATACCCCGTAATTAAAAGATAGACATTACAACTTAACAATGTCATTTAGAATTTTTCTGGTCTTGGAGTTATTGTAAAATCTATGAAAAATTCTACGTATTCGGACATGCAAGCAAAGAATCTatttcaacaattaattaacatatcGTAAAATGAGAGTATCTTGATTTTTGAGGGACAAAGTACCATTTTTCGTGAGTTGTATGTACAGGCGATATTTCTTCACTTGGAATTATTCACTATTGTCTatcaattaatcaataaaatgaaaGCACATCAGCTTTCATGTTTTGAGACAACATTATTTTAGGTAATggcaatttaatttgaaatacatgtttagttagtttaattttagaaatggGGACGTTGGACATGGACCCCTCTTCAAACCTTACGCACACATGTTTGGATGCTGAGAAAAGCAATGTGatgcaaaatctttttttttctttatcaaaagaTGACGGGACAGAAATATTGTTGAAGCATCACTAGCTCTCCGGCAGAGTTAAAAGTAGGTGCAAAGAATCTATCACTTTGAAAAAGATGCAGGTGAGCTTTGACATTTTGCATGAATGTGACCTGCCACTAATTAACTTACGAATTAAATCGACCAACATTGacaaaattttcaatatttccAAAAGATGAAGAATCACATAGTttagtgcatatatatataatcacaaCGTTGAATGCATATATAtagtgtgatttttttataatcgtTTCTAATtgtgatatattttattata
It encodes the following:
- the LOC18097241 gene encoding peroxidase A2, with protein sequence MERVFSFKMMIDKALHPLVASLFFVIWFGGSLPYAYAQLTPTFYDGTCPNVSTIIRGVLAQALQTDPRIGASLIRLHFHDCFVDGCDGSILLDNTDTIESEKEAAPNNNSARGFDVVDNMKAAVENACPGIVSCADILAIAAEESVRLAGGPSWTVPLGRRDSLIANRSGANSSIPAPSESLAVLKSKFAAVGLNTSSDLVALSGAHTFGRAQCLNFISRLYNFSGSGNPDPTLNTTYLAALQQLCPQGGNRSVLTNLDRTTPDTFDGNYFSNLQTNEGLLQSDQELFSTTGADTIAIVNNFSSNQTAFFESFVVSMIRMGNISPLTGTDGEIRLNCRIVNNSTGSNALLVSSI